A single genomic interval of Longimicrobium sp. harbors:
- a CDS encoding radical SAM protein, whose translation MDQTRTTLVEGLIARFPHIPREAVLKEDLLRTGIAFDDSALTDNLDGEVKPKSYFIFSFDQKPLAQLGEAARRRPPEEIALTGGPYELRRTIVSVRVNPDSPYRVARDEAGGLRLSLEGRTVADVGLPPMPEYYRHTLANGKTVMETAPTIQWGYLIYLTVLRLCQYFGAKEECQYCDINHNWRQHKQEGRPYTGVKPVADVLEALEIIDRYDTAKASKAYTLTGGSVTSKVDGLEEADFYGRYAQAIEERFPNRWIGKVVAQALPVEDVRRYKEYGIKIYHPNYEVWDKRLFEIICPGKERYVGREEWHRRIFDAAEVFGARYVIPNFVAGVEMAKPFGFQTVDEAIASTAEGLDYFMSRGVTPRFTTWCPEPATPLGRDNPEGAPLEYHIRLLEVYRETLEKHGLKPPPGYGVAGAGNAVFSVSSFMDTLRPDEVTEEEAVPAAA comes from the coding sequence TTGGACCAGACTCGCACCACGCTCGTTGAAGGGCTCATCGCCCGCTTCCCGCACATCCCCCGCGAGGCGGTTCTCAAGGAGGACCTCCTTCGCACCGGCATCGCGTTCGACGACTCGGCGCTGACCGACAACCTCGACGGCGAGGTCAAGCCCAAGTCGTACTTCATCTTCTCGTTCGACCAGAAGCCGCTGGCGCAGCTCGGCGAGGCCGCCCGGCGCCGCCCGCCCGAGGAGATCGCGCTCACCGGCGGGCCGTACGAGCTGCGCCGCACCATCGTCTCCGTGCGCGTGAACCCCGACTCGCCGTACCGCGTGGCGCGCGACGAGGCGGGCGGGCTGCGGCTGTCGCTGGAGGGGCGCACCGTCGCCGACGTGGGACTGCCGCCGATGCCCGAGTACTACCGGCACACGCTGGCCAACGGGAAGACGGTGATGGAGACGGCGCCCACCATCCAGTGGGGCTACCTCATCTACCTGACCGTGCTGCGGCTTTGCCAGTACTTCGGCGCCAAGGAGGAGTGCCAGTACTGCGACATCAACCACAACTGGCGCCAGCACAAGCAGGAGGGCCGCCCCTACACCGGCGTGAAGCCCGTGGCCGACGTGCTCGAGGCGCTGGAGATCATCGACCGCTACGACACCGCCAAGGCCAGCAAGGCGTACACGCTCACCGGCGGCTCGGTGACGTCGAAGGTGGACGGGCTGGAGGAGGCGGACTTCTACGGCCGCTACGCGCAGGCCATCGAGGAGCGCTTCCCCAACCGCTGGATCGGCAAGGTCGTCGCCCAGGCGCTGCCGGTGGAGGACGTACGCCGCTACAAGGAGTACGGGATCAAGATCTACCACCCCAACTACGAGGTGTGGGACAAGCGGCTGTTCGAGATCATCTGCCCGGGGAAGGAGCGCTACGTGGGCCGCGAGGAGTGGCACCGGCGCATCTTCGACGCGGCGGAGGTGTTCGGCGCGCGCTACGTGATCCCCAACTTCGTGGCCGGGGTGGAGATGGCGAAGCCGTTCGGGTTCCAGACGGTGGACGAGGCCATCGCCTCGACCGCCGAGGGGCTGGACTACTTCATGAGCCGCGGGGTGACGCCGCGCTTCACCACCTGGTGCCCCGAGCCGGCCACGCCGCTGGGGCGCGACAACCCCGAGGGCGCGCCGCTGGAGTACCACATCCGGCTGCTGGAGGTGTACCGCGAGACGCTGGAGAAGCACGGCCTGAAGCCGCCGCCGGGGTACGGCGTGGCCGGCGCGGGGAACGCGGTGTTCTCCGTCAGCTCGTTCATGGACACCCTCCGCCCCGACGAGGTCACCGAGGAAGAGGCCGTTCCCGCCGCGGCGTGA
- a CDS encoding pitrilysin family protein, with protein MSEIVVLPPPRLGPPPAPRVPHPARWTMANGLRIVSAPRHGVPQVVLRLVLPAGSAADPAPYAGAASLVGHLVAEGTATLAAEELHARLDLLGAAVHPHVGHDFAEIELVLLSETLREGVGLLAEMAMRPSFPEHETERIRAESLDALVARHDEPANVADDRAALEVFGPDHPYGIPSFGTEAGIREVPREALIAFHAARYRPGGSFLVAAGEFDPAELREALDAAFASWSGDAEPTAYPPAPPLGGEERMVFVPWEESAQSEIRIAGQGLARTDPDWIRAGVTNFLLGGSTITGRLGANLREDKGWTYGARSLFSAGVVPGGWVAETAVDVGVTRDAVNEMMREIRRLAEEPVDEAELRRAKDALMLSLPRMFETPAGVASRLATVEAYGLPHEWWDRFPDAVEAVTTEDVGRMARRHFDPQRLVRVVVGGWR; from the coding sequence ATGAGTGAGATCGTCGTGCTGCCGCCGCCGCGGCTGGGGCCGCCGCCCGCGCCGCGCGTTCCCCACCCCGCGCGCTGGACGATGGCCAACGGGCTGCGGATCGTGTCCGCGCCGCGGCACGGGGTGCCGCAGGTGGTGCTGCGGCTGGTCCTTCCCGCCGGCTCCGCGGCCGATCCCGCGCCCTACGCCGGCGCCGCCTCGCTCGTCGGCCACCTGGTCGCCGAGGGGACGGCCACGCTGGCGGCGGAGGAACTGCACGCGCGGCTGGACCTGCTGGGCGCCGCCGTCCATCCCCACGTGGGGCACGACTTCGCGGAGATCGAGCTGGTGCTCCTTTCCGAGACGCTGCGCGAGGGCGTGGGCCTGCTGGCGGAGATGGCGATGCGGCCCTCGTTCCCCGAGCACGAGACGGAGCGCATCCGCGCCGAGTCGCTCGACGCGCTGGTCGCCCGCCACGACGAGCCTGCGAACGTGGCCGACGACCGCGCGGCGCTGGAGGTGTTCGGCCCCGATCACCCGTACGGCATCCCCTCGTTCGGCACCGAGGCGGGGATCCGCGAGGTGCCGCGCGAGGCGCTGATCGCCTTCCACGCCGCGCGCTACCGGCCGGGCGGCTCGTTCCTCGTCGCGGCCGGCGAGTTCGATCCGGCGGAGCTGCGCGAGGCGCTGGACGCAGCGTTCGCTTCTTGGTCGGGAGATGCCGAGCCGACCGCCTATCCCCCCGCCCCGCCGCTGGGCGGCGAGGAGCGGATGGTGTTCGTGCCGTGGGAGGAGTCGGCGCAGTCGGAGATCCGCATCGCCGGGCAGGGGCTGGCGCGCACGGACCCGGACTGGATCCGCGCGGGGGTGACCAACTTCCTGCTGGGCGGCAGCACCATCACCGGCCGGCTGGGCGCCAACCTGCGCGAGGACAAGGGGTGGACCTACGGCGCGCGCTCCCTCTTCTCGGCGGGCGTGGTCCCCGGCGGGTGGGTGGCGGAGACGGCCGTGGACGTGGGCGTCACCCGCGACGCGGTGAACGAGATGATGCGCGAGATCCGCCGCCTGGCCGAGGAGCCGGTGGACGAGGCCGAGCTGCGCCGCGCCAAGGACGCGCTGATGCTCTCGCTCCCGCGCATGTTCGAGACGCCCGCGGGCGTGGCCAGCCGCCTGGCCACGGTCGAGGCGTACGGCCTCCCGCACGAGTGGTGGGACCGCTTCCCCGACGCGGTCGAGGCCGTGACGACGGAGGACGTCGGCCGCATGGCGCGCCGCCACTTCGATCCCCAGCGGCTGGTGCGCGTGGTGGTCGGCGGGTGGAGGTGA
- a CDS encoding L-threonylcarbamoyladenylate synthase: MRILRVDSATPDAAALAGAADVLRRGGLVAFPTETVYGLGAHALDPAAVARIYEAKGRPSYNPLIVHVAGVDAARRLAGDWPAAADRLAERFWPGPLTLVLPRSAEIPDAVSAGLDTVGIRIPAHPVAHALLEAAGIPVAAPSANRSMGVSPTTAEHVRRSLGERVDVIVDGGPSPVGIESTVLSLAGEVPTILRPGSVSADALREVLGEVAVASAEPRGREARPSPGMLDRHYAPAAEVRLFSSESRDAAFAKAVWAASDDRAVGVIAFAPVSASGAEVVVMPDDPREYAARLYAALHALDAAGCEMIWIEDVPGTPEWAGIRDRLRRAAG, from the coding sequence ATGCGCATCTTACGTGTAGATAGCGCCACCCCAGACGCGGCCGCGCTGGCCGGTGCGGCAGACGTGCTGCGGCGCGGAGGTCTCGTCGCGTTCCCCACCGAGACGGTGTACGGACTTGGCGCGCACGCGCTGGACCCCGCGGCAGTGGCAAGGATCTACGAAGCCAAGGGTCGCCCGTCGTACAATCCGCTCATCGTCCACGTCGCCGGCGTCGACGCGGCGCGGCGGCTGGCGGGAGATTGGCCCGCGGCGGCCGACCGGCTCGCCGAGCGCTTCTGGCCGGGCCCGCTCACCCTCGTCCTCCCCCGCTCGGCGGAGATCCCGGACGCGGTGAGCGCGGGGCTGGACACGGTGGGAATCCGCATCCCCGCGCACCCGGTCGCCCACGCGCTCCTGGAGGCGGCGGGGATCCCGGTGGCCGCGCCCTCGGCGAACCGCTCGATGGGGGTGTCGCCGACCACGGCCGAGCACGTGCGGCGCAGCCTGGGCGAGCGGGTGGACGTGATCGTGGACGGCGGCCCTTCCCCCGTGGGCATCGAGTCCACCGTGCTGAGCCTGGCCGGCGAGGTGCCGACGATCCTGCGCCCCGGCTCCGTCTCGGCCGACGCGCTGCGCGAGGTGCTGGGCGAGGTCGCCGTCGCCTCGGCCGAGCCGCGGGGCCGCGAGGCGCGCCCGTCGCCGGGAATGCTGGACCGCCACTACGCGCCGGCGGCCGAGGTGCGGCTCTTCTCCTCCGAATCGCGCGACGCGGCGTTCGCCAAGGCGGTGTGGGCCGCCAGCGACGACCGCGCGGTGGGGGTGATCGCCTTCGCGCCGGTGTCCGCCTCCGGCGCCGAGGTGGTGGTGATGCCGGACGATCCGCGGGAGTACGCCGCCCGCCTCTACGCCGCCCTGCATGCGCTGGACGCCGCCGGCTGCGAGATGATCTGGATCGAGGACGTTCCCGGCACCCCCGAGTGGGCCGGCATCCGCGACCGGCTGCGGCGGGCGGCGGGGTGA
- a CDS encoding nucleotidyltransferase, giving the protein MGLSLPQDFKEFLSLLRSHGVRYLLIGGHAVAYYGYPRATGDLDVWIAVDPENAARTVEAIREFGFDTPQLSVGFFLEDRSMVRMGEPPLRIEVLTVVSGIEFDEAYSERESVILDGEEVSLISLRDLLRNKRASGRPKDLADLDFFARQDRGK; this is encoded by the coding sequence ATGGGGCTCTCGCTACCGCAAGACTTCAAAGAGTTCTTGAGCTTGTTAAGGTCCCATGGGGTTAGGTACCTCCTCATTGGCGGCCACGCCGTGGCGTATTACGGATACCCGCGCGCCACGGGCGACCTGGACGTCTGGATCGCCGTAGACCCCGAGAACGCGGCCCGGACCGTCGAGGCCATCCGCGAGTTCGGGTTCGACACGCCCCAGCTCTCCGTCGGATTCTTCCTCGAAGACCGCAGCATGGTGCGAATGGGCGAGCCGCCGCTTCGCATCGAGGTGCTGACCGTGGTTTCGGGGATAGAGTTCGATGAGGCGTATTCAGAGCGAGAGAGCGTGATCCTCGACGGCGAAGAAGTATCCCTCATCAGCCTGCGCGACCTCTTGAGAAACAAGCGCGCGAGCGGCCGGCCGAAGGATCTCGCGGATCTCGATTTTTTCGCGAGGCAGGATCGCGGCAAATAG
- a CDS encoding pitrilysin family protein produces MTDTTEATTALRLPVRTHTLANGMRIVCHEDRAAPIVAVHLMYRVGSRHETPGRTGLAHLLEHLMFEGSLHAPKGQFDDLLERVGGTNNGSTWLDRTNYFETVPSHAVELPLWLERDRMAFFLPVLTSEMLEVQRGVVMNERRQAYENRPYGMADERLHQMLFGDAHPYSWPTIGYMADLERITLDDARGFYSTYYTPGNAVLVFAGDISADEAAALAERYFGDLPHGPPIPPFTPPADPAPAAAVSREAMGDDVSFPRVYQAWAVPGYGTREWVALDVLAYLLADGDSSRLQRALIREGRLSQDVDTYLYPTALCGVWGIVTTARTGIAPERLEAAIRRVLDDVVANGVTDDEVLGAARRVRRDQVGDLATVEERAESLAYAATVLGEPEALERVLETYGEVTPDEVRRAAARWLDAGRGATLVVVPAEGASQDGEAGDE; encoded by the coding sequence GTGACCGATACGACCGAAGCGACCACCGCCCTGCGCCTTCCCGTGCGCACGCACACGCTGGCCAACGGGATGCGCATCGTCTGCCACGAGGACCGCGCGGCGCCCATCGTGGCCGTGCACCTGATGTACCGCGTGGGCAGCCGCCACGAGACCCCCGGCCGCACCGGGCTGGCCCATCTCCTCGAGCACCTGATGTTCGAGGGATCGCTGCACGCGCCCAAAGGGCAGTTCGACGACCTGCTGGAGCGCGTGGGCGGCACCAACAACGGCTCCACCTGGCTCGACCGCACCAACTACTTCGAGACCGTCCCCTCGCACGCCGTGGAGCTCCCGCTCTGGCTGGAGCGCGACCGCATGGCCTTCTTCCTTCCCGTGCTGACCTCGGAGATGCTGGAGGTGCAGCGCGGGGTGGTGATGAACGAGCGGCGCCAAGCCTACGAGAACCGCCCGTACGGGATGGCCGACGAGCGGCTCCACCAGATGCTCTTCGGCGACGCGCACCCGTACTCGTGGCCGACGATCGGCTACATGGCCGACTTGGAGCGGATCACGCTGGACGACGCGCGCGGATTCTACTCGACCTACTACACGCCGGGCAACGCGGTGCTGGTCTTCGCCGGCGACATCTCGGCCGACGAGGCGGCCGCGCTGGCCGAGCGCTACTTCGGCGACCTGCCGCACGGGCCGCCCATCCCTCCGTTCACCCCGCCGGCCGACCCCGCGCCCGCCGCCGCCGTCAGCCGCGAGGCGATGGGCGACGACGTCTCCTTCCCGCGCGTCTACCAGGCGTGGGCGGTGCCGGGGTACGGGACGCGCGAGTGGGTGGCGCTCGACGTGCTGGCCTATCTCCTGGCCGACGGCGACAGCTCGCGGCTGCAGCGCGCGCTCATCCGCGAGGGGCGGCTGTCGCAGGACGTGGACACCTACCTCTATCCCACCGCGCTCTGCGGCGTGTGGGGGATCGTGACCACCGCGCGCACGGGGATCGCGCCCGAGCGGCTGGAGGCGGCGATCCGGCGCGTGCTGGACGACGTGGTGGCCAACGGGGTGACGGACGACGAGGTGCTGGGCGCCGCCCGCCGCGTCCGCCGCGACCAGGTGGGCGACCTGGCCACCGTGGAGGAGCGCGCCGAGTCGCTCGCCTACGCCGCGACGGTGCTGGGCGAGCCCGAGGCGCTGGAGCGCGTGCTGGAGACGTACGGCGAAGTCACGCCCGACGAGGTGCGCCGCGCCGCCGCCCGGTGGCTGGACGCGGGGCGCGGCGCCACGCTGGTCGTCGTTCCCGCGGAGGGCGCGTCTCAGGACGGGGAGGCGGGCGATGAGTGA
- a CDS encoding phosphodiester glycosidase family protein gives MSTDIGQVDLGAARHVVAESTQYFFSGWKPIFQGVDRAVGTADLAFGFAHPVCRKQNVNVVRVFLGDDRIRFLTTSSAPPIPYVNNNGRTISRTISEFLSEEENAEVVLAVNANFSYYTGSDVSGKEFVLFGAAVRDETVVCDPALAPWTQDNAGCLPCNDQSKDGCDVPGPGYAGAAALLIREGNRAEIVLATAADPVDLSDVHTAIAGSAQPARGSLCPQPQIVPLNRLLWNGHNQATPQEIPEELVAGRTAVGLGVAEGVRYLYLMTLDGREGDAYPYGAGFYDLGEWMKIAGATDAIPLDGGGSSVMAWRAADGTLVHAGVPYGDETTPGVERAVGNFFGVIAPRLGE, from the coding sequence ATGAGCACGGACATTGGACAGGTCGACCTTGGCGCCGCACGCCACGTGGTGGCCGAAAGCACGCAGTACTTCTTCAGCGGCTGGAAGCCGATCTTCCAGGGCGTGGACCGCGCCGTGGGCACGGCGGACCTGGCCTTCGGTTTCGCCCACCCGGTCTGCCGCAAGCAGAACGTGAACGTGGTGCGGGTGTTCCTGGGCGACGACCGGATCCGCTTCCTGACGACCTCCAGCGCCCCGCCGATCCCCTACGTGAACAACAACGGGCGGACGATCAGCCGCACCATCTCCGAGTTCCTGAGCGAGGAAGAGAACGCCGAGGTCGTGCTGGCGGTCAACGCCAACTTCTCGTATTACACGGGTTCGGACGTGTCGGGCAAGGAGTTCGTGCTGTTCGGCGCGGCGGTGCGCGACGAGACGGTCGTCTGCGACCCCGCGCTGGCGCCGTGGACGCAGGACAACGCGGGATGCCTTCCCTGCAACGACCAGAGCAAGGACGGGTGCGACGTTCCCGGGCCGGGCTACGCGGGCGCGGCGGCGCTCCTGATCCGGGAGGGCAACCGCGCCGAGATCGTGCTGGCGACCGCCGCGGACCCGGTGGACCTCTCGGACGTCCACACGGCCATCGCGGGGAGCGCGCAGCCCGCCAGGGGGTCGCTCTGCCCGCAGCCGCAGATCGTGCCGCTGAACCGCCTTCTCTGGAACGGCCACAACCAGGCGACGCCGCAGGAGATCCCGGAGGAGCTGGTGGCCGGACGCACCGCGGTGGGGCTGGGGGTGGCCGAGGGGGTGCGCTACCTGTACCTGATGACGCTGGACGGCCGCGAGGGCGACGCCTATCCGTACGGGGCCGGCTTCTACGACCTGGGCGAGTGGATGAAGATCGCCGGCGCGACCGACGCCATTCCGCTGGACGGCGGCGGCTCGTCGGTGATGGCCTGGCGCGCCGCCGACGGCACGCTGGTGCACGCCGGCGTCCCCTACGGCGACGAGACCACCCCCGGCGTCGAGCGCGCGGTGGGGAACTTCTTCGGGGTGATCGCGCCGCGGCTGGGGGAGTAG
- a CDS encoding DUF1697 domain-containing protein, with translation MPRYIALLRAINVGGHTVKMDKLRKLFEEMDFANVETFIASGNVIFEAKEKDAAKLEKNIEAHLEKALGYAVGTYLRTPDELKAAADHEPFPRADGDGTYVIFVRDEPGADAKKRLAALESDDDRFAVHAREVYWWRRNGRMSDSLITGPQLAKAIGQPGTNRNLTTVRKMAAKYAAKE, from the coding sequence ATGCCGAGATACATCGCCCTCCTGCGCGCCATCAACGTCGGCGGCCACACGGTGAAGATGGACAAGCTGCGCAAGCTGTTCGAGGAGATGGACTTCGCGAACGTGGAGACGTTCATCGCCAGCGGCAACGTGATCTTCGAGGCGAAGGAGAAGGACGCGGCGAAGCTGGAGAAGAACATCGAGGCGCACCTGGAGAAGGCGCTCGGCTACGCGGTGGGGACGTATCTCCGCACGCCGGACGAGCTGAAGGCCGCGGCCGATCACGAGCCTTTCCCGCGCGCGGACGGCGATGGGACCTACGTCATCTTCGTCCGCGACGAGCCCGGCGCCGACGCGAAGAAGCGCCTCGCCGCGCTGGAGTCGGACGACGACCGCTTCGCCGTCCACGCGCGGGAGGTCTACTGGTGGCGGCGGAACGGGCGGATGAGCGACTCGCTCATCACCGGCCCCCAGCTCGCGAAGGCCATCGGCCAACCCGGCACCAACCGCAACCTCACCACCGTGCGCAAGATGGCCGCGAAGTACGCGGCGAAGGAGTAA
- a CDS encoding dienelactone hydrolase family protein: MTTTRIAAALLVALLEAALWAWALGLMPRAVDGVRRRLYPLALAHLLAAVLFLGGGSAQAARLLRGRAPEPFAAFTPSGDPGLARWMAAQRPRLPRPDAADPARLASWAETMRAYLDTTAFRTPPPADPPIAGTPRLLERVRLAGGIERRFVSVPGFDGTAIPGYLFVPPGLARRPAVIVIPGHGEGIVETAGLVDSYQHAVALRLAEAGFVTYTPELRGFGYLGGRIGTDHSAVAQNAQLAGTSYKAVVLRDLRAVSAWMAAQPEVDTARMGVSGVSYGGEMSVALAAMEPRFRAVVAQGFEGGTGPLRPRTATEPMPFHGCHETLLANRDLWQEDLFLLVSPRPMLMVTGSDDLPADPGLTDLLRGVYRAAGRPDGFQSAVREGGHEYFAEPAIAFFRAHL, from the coding sequence ATGACGACAACGCGGATTGCGGCGGCGCTGCTGGTGGCGCTGCTGGAGGCGGCGCTCTGGGCCTGGGCGCTCGGCCTGATGCCCCGCGCGGTGGACGGCGTGCGCAGGCGGCTGTATCCCCTGGCGCTGGCGCACCTGCTGGCGGCGGTCCTGTTCCTGGGCGGTGGATCGGCGCAGGCCGCGCGGCTGTTACGGGGCCGCGCGCCCGAACCCTTCGCCGCGTTCACGCCCAGCGGCGACCCCGGGCTGGCGCGCTGGATGGCCGCGCAGCGCCCGCGCCTCCCCCGCCCCGACGCGGCCGACCCCGCGCGGCTGGCGTCGTGGGCCGAAACCATGCGCGCGTACCTCGACACCACCGCGTTCCGCACCCCGCCGCCGGCCGACCCGCCGATCGCCGGCACGCCGCGGCTGCTCGAGCGCGTGCGGCTGGCGGGCGGGATCGAGCGGCGATTCGTCTCCGTGCCGGGGTTCGACGGCACGGCCATCCCCGGCTACCTGTTCGTGCCGCCCGGCCTGGCCCGCCGCCCCGCGGTGATAGTCATCCCTGGCCACGGCGAGGGGATCGTGGAGACGGCGGGGCTGGTGGACAGCTACCAGCACGCGGTCGCGCTGCGGCTGGCCGAGGCGGGGTTCGTCACCTACACGCCGGAGCTGCGCGGCTTCGGCTACCTGGGCGGCCGCATCGGCACGGACCACTCGGCGGTGGCGCAGAACGCGCAGCTGGCCGGCACTTCGTACAAGGCGGTGGTGCTGCGCGACCTGCGCGCCGTGTCGGCGTGGATGGCCGCGCAGCCGGAGGTCGACACCGCGCGGATGGGCGTTTCCGGCGTGTCGTACGGCGGGGAGATGTCGGTGGCGCTGGCGGCCATGGAGCCGCGCTTCCGGGCCGTGGTGGCGCAGGGATTCGAGGGCGGCACCGGCCCGCTGCGGCCGCGAACCGCCACGGAGCCCATGCCCTTCCACGGCTGTCACGAGACGCTGCTGGCCAACCGCGACCTGTGGCAGGAGGACCTGTTCCTGCTGGTGAGCCCGCGGCCGATGCTGATGGTGACCGGCAGCGACGACCTCCCGGCCGACCCCGGGCTGACGGACCTGCTCCGCGGCGTCTACCGCGCCGCGGGTCGCCCAGACGGCTTCCAGTCCGCTGTCCGCGAGGGCGGGCACGAGTACTTCGCCGAGCCCGCCATCGCCTTTTTCCGCGCGCACCTGTAG